The following DNA comes from Fusarium fujikuroi IMI 58289 draft genome, chromosome FFUJ_chr03.
TTAAGCCGAGTTTGAGTTATTTCGGAAGAGTTTTGCTCCAGAATACCAAGCTCTATAGTCCCAGCACGTGTGGCATGAAGCTATCGTCAGTCTCTACTTTATTCAGCTACCATGATCAATTGAACTCCCTTGCGAGGTCCCTGTGGCAATGACGAATGGAAGCTAACTGGAAGTAAGCTCGTTAaagtacagtacatacacTGTCGCTTCCATCGAAAATCTCACACTACTGTGAACCTGCAGCACAATTCGCACTATAACCCACAACTACGCAATCTGGTCTAGCCTCGCCTTAGTCATCAATCCTCAGCCCATCCTCCCGCCCAAACAACTCTGCAGTCATCACCCGAGCCGGAAAAAGCCAGCCCACTACCTCTACCAATACACGACTTGTCTTCCGACAACAGACATCTCCAGTCTCTGACAATAGACGCCTCTCCTCTCCAACATGTCCGCCTTCATTCGTGTCGCCCGTAGCGTTCGCGCTGCTCCCATTCGACCTGCTGTCCAACCCCTGGTTGCCCGCTCGGCCGTTGCCCACTTCACCACCTCGATTCCCCGACGAAGCGAGCACGCCGAGGAGACCTTTGAGGAGTTCTCTGCCAGGTAGGATCACTCCTAATACCCAATGGCCTGCCGGCTGCTTGGAACATCGGTTTTCTGTGCTGTGGAAAGGTGTCGCAAATCGACTGGGAGGATTGGGGCCTTTTGCGTGGTTGTCTTGCGGTTGTGGGAAAAAGATGCCGCAAAGCCCGCCTAGAGCTCTGTCCCCACGCGATTTCGCCCGAATACTCTCCAATGCAGCCGCACAGGTTTCTTGCGGAACTCAATTGCTAAACTACCACTCTCTGCAGGTTCGAGAAGGAGTTTGATGGTGTTCAAGACGTTTTCGAGCTTCAGGTATGTTTGCCCCACGGGGTAGAGCTCGCTGCTCTCCGGCTCACTCCCGAAAATGTCGTATGACTTTGGCTTATCACCAAACCACAGCGTAACCTCAACAACGCCTTCGCTTACGATCTCGTCCCTGCCCCCTCGGTGATTGCAGCCGCCCTTAAAGCCGCACGAAGGGTCAACGACTTCGGCACTGCCGTCCGCATCTTCGAAGGTACGAAATCTTGTCAATCAATTTCACCTTTTTGTCGTCCACTCGACCGATGGATCGGCGGCGTCTAAGCTACCCTGCTTGAGTTATGTCAGCGCAAAGACCCCAACTCGATACGGACCGTGCTTGCTGAAAACCATCGACGACTCACAAGGGAATCCCCTAGTCTAGCCACATTGCTAACTGTTGTTCTTTAggtatcaagaccaaggttgagaacaAGGGCCAGTACGAGCAGTACCTTGAGGAACTCAAGCCCCTTCGGGAAGAGCTTGGTGTGTTGCTCAAGGAGGAGCTGTACCCTGAGGAAAAGTAGATTGTCCCTTGGTCTCAATATTGTGAGCCCTGTGTATACTGGATGTTGGCCGAAACGGAAGAGAATTTCAGACCCAAGAGGTAGACGGGGGAGTTTGGCTGTGGCAGCCCCAAATCGATTGTGTTATAGCCTTAAGTGCGATTCGGCGACGCTTGCTCTTTGCTAATCTCCTCCAATGTTGAGAGTTTTTTTTTGTATACCTGAAGTTCGTTGTTCATCCATTTGAGTGACTTATCTTTCCACCTTGACTGAAGCTACGCTACTGGTGGATTTACGTCAAAGAAGGCTTGATGTACAAATCTCTGCTATAACAAAATTTCGCATGTCAGTACAGTCTTCGGCATTCACGAGAAGCGCAGGTCAAACTTCTATGCATCTCAAATAGATGCTCATTGTATACTGGGATAGAGGCTCTGCATTCCCAACTGCCAGTCCTATACGCCAAATTCCATAATAGCCTTAACATATAAAGGATTGGTATTATCATACTCTCACATATTTGCCTTCTGTAGCTCTTATTGTAAGTGATTCCATCTTCCGTTTCCTGCCTGTTGTCCCACGAATGGTTGACCAGAGCCGATAGGGCTCGTCCCTCGACTAGCAGAGAATGCTGCCCGGGGTCGTGGGCTCATTCCACTTGGGACACGAGGGCTGCGAGGCATGCTACCGCCCCGAGTGTTTCGGCCATTTGAAACACTTGCCAGCCTCTGGTTGGCATTATATAGCTCAGCGTCTCGTTGCTGGAGCTGTGCTTGGAGGCCGGCAATTTGTCCCAAGAGTTCTTGGCGTTCCATAGCAACATTCTGTGCGTGAATGGCACGCAAGTTCTCTGATGCCTTTTGCTCCAACTCTTCGTTTTGGATCTTCAATGCTTTGTTCTCATTTGCCAATCTCAAAGCTTGAGCATCGACATCCTGGTACCGACTCTTCATGAAATCCACGTCGTTCAAGGCGCTCGTTCGCCTACTTTCCGAGAGCTGCAGTTGCCCTTTGACCTCGCTCAATGCTTCTTCCCTCTTGGCTGTCTCGGGATTTTGGTTGAGACGCGCAATGACTGATTCGAGTTCATCAATTCGCTGTTgttgcttctctttctccttttGAGCAACCTTTGCGGCAGCTGCCGCAACACCCTCGGTTCGGAGCCTTTCCCTTTCAGCCACGGTtcgatcttgaagagcaGCACGATTAGAAGACTCAATCTTACTCAAGGTCTTCCGGTGGTCCTTCAATTCTTTGTCGAGTCTGTTGATGTGGCTTTTGAGTTCTTCTTCGACTTCGCCTGCCTGCACAGTTTGTCGCTTGTATTCGTCGATCTAGAACAAATTTAGATACTGCCACATCTCTCGTTTCCATGGTGCTTACCTGCTCCTGGATTGTCTCCAGAGTTCCCAAAGGCACTGAAATCATTGCTTTTCTGTCCCTGCTTTCGCTTCGAGGGGTAGCACTTTCGAGCATCTGGCGGACTGCAATGGGCATAGGAGGATTGTTGGTGTCAGTCGGCGGATCGCGAAGTGGAAGAGTGCGCATTCGTTTAGCATCACCATCGCCTTCATCATTAGTCTGAGGGTGATCAGCAATGTGAGCTTCAAGATACAAGTCGATACTTACATGCTTCCGCTTCAAGTCATTTCCATATAAGGCGTCCCCTGTGAAAGGCAGCTGGGTCTGTGTCCCCGGATTCTCGAAGATATCAAGAACGTCATCTGGGATACCTTGAGGCTCCCAATTCAATGTGTCGGTATTTCCATTGAAATAATTTGCAAAAATCTCTGCGACTTCGTGGGGTTCACAGTAACCTCGTTCTGGTTCTTCGAGATACCGGCTTGCACTTACAGTAGATGCGAGAATTGCGTTCTGGGTCTCGAGTAACGTTGCGCCCTGCAAAGTATTATATACATGCTCAATCGAATACGTTGTCACGAGCCGTAGTACTAGCGGCGGCTTCCGAGCAGGATTGTCGCATAACTGCCTGGCGATCAACGAACTTGGATAACGATAGTCATAGCCGATAATGACGTCGAAGCTAAAAGGGTCGAAGTCTTCGCTGGTCAAAGCAATACTGATTCTTGCAAACGAAGCAAATTTGGTATGCCGGTTAATGCTTTCTGCCGAGCATTCAACCTTTGCTGCTTCAGCAAGTTTAAAGAGTAGTCGCACCAGTTCCTTGGTCCCAACCACAATCAAaatttccttttccttcctgTCTAGTGCATCCATCAGTTCAAATAAGAAACTGAATTTGGGATTGGCATCACAACAGTATCTGGCGAGCTCAGAGCTGGGTAGCGTCTCAAGAACACTACCAATGACATCCTGGGGATAGTCGCAAATCTCGAAGAGCCTTTCGAAAagattcttgatctttttAGTGAGCTCTTCACTGGGCTCTTCTTGAGTCTCGCCAGTGAAGCAGCGGCTAAAGGCTTGAATTTCGTCTTTGTGATCCTCTATTACCTCTCCATAGTAAGAACGCCTGCTCGCCTGCATTGGAAGAGTGACTTTCGTTTGCACGTAAAAGTCGTTCTGCTCTGAAGATTCTGACAGAACATCAGAAACTTGGTCGACGGGAACTTGAGCCGTAGTAATAGAGTGCCCTGAACTTTCAGCCTCAGTGGGCACTGAACCATGGTTGGGAAAGTTCAAGGTATGAGTTGACGCAACTGGCTCATTTACTATACTGATGACGGTGGGGGATATCGTTGCAGGGAGCAGGttatcttcctcatcttggCTAATGATAGAATGGGTGAGGGATATGTCTGATTCAGCAAATCTCCTACTGAGCTCTTCTCGCATCCTGGCAACTGCAGAGGTGGAAGGGTCCGCCATAATGGCTGCCGGCGCTATTGAAGACACGGGGGTGTCGGAGTTGGTTCCTATAGCTTGTGCTTTCCAGGGATCCATAGAGTAAACTGGCTGAGACTGAAGTACAGCAGCCTGGCTACTTGCGCTGGCAACAGGAATTGGTTCTTCATCGGCGATTACTTCATAAGGTGTCCCATCCAGGTTCTCTTCGAGAGAATCGCCAACATGTGTCAACGCCAAGTCCCTGTCGAAATtgatatagctttttagctcATCGACAGCTGAATCCCGTGTTTGTGAACCCGGGCGCTCCATTTTTTGTTTTGAAGTCAATTGAGACTTTTCAAGCCCTTCAGAGTCTCGATTAATCTGTGTAGTGGTTGTGGGAGAAGGTGGTCTCTGGCTGGAGCCTATTCTTTGATCGGAAACAATATTTTTCTCGGGTTCGGGTTTAGAAAGCTGCGACGCCTCAAAACTTTTCTCCTGACTCGCTTGAGTTTCGATTGTGGCTCTTGGGCGAGCAGTCTTGTTGAGAGTCCCAGCTGCGGAAGAGAGAAAGCTCGATATGTCTAAAGAGCCGTACGACCCCTGGGGTTGAGAATAGTATGTTTGGGGCTTCTGTGTCCTTTGTGAACCCGGAGAACTTCGTGGAGATGCAGCTGTCTCCCCTACGACGTGCCGGATGCTTTGGTCACTGGGCAAAGAACTATCAAGATGGATCCCTCCCTCGGATGTTGCAGGGTGAGAGTCGCCTGGTTGACGAGATGGTATGATTTCTGAGCCAGTCGCAGCCGAATCCGGAACAATTTGGGTTGGTGAAGCAAGAGGGGTAACCTCGGCCTTTGATACAAGCGTTGAAGTCCTGCCCGTGATGATGTTCAGGTCGGTGGATAGACTCGAGTCGCCCTGTGAATCTGGAACGATGGTATCAATCCACTTGCTTGAGGAGGATAGTGCCTGTGACTGGGAGAGATCTTCTACGCCACTCACGCTATTTGGTTTATCAGGGCGCTGGGGGTTAACTTCGCCCTTTTCGGATTGCAGTCCACCTCTTTCGTTTCGATCACTTTGGGGGTGGTGATGAGTTGGCGCACTCCGCTCCACACCCGGTTCCCGACTACCTAGAGTCTCTTCCTCGAATGGAAGGCGGCTCGAAGAATCAAGGACGTGATCTTGGACCACTCGCTGCCCGTCCCCAGAACCTTGGTTAACCGAGACGCTATCTTGGCCGTATGGGTCCTGATTCACAGGCAAGTCTCGGCTGTTCGAGGAATGGCTAGCTTGAGAGTTGGCAGTTTCAAAACTCTCGTTTTCCGGCGATAAGGTATCTCGAATACCCCCGGTCGAGCCGAGATTATCTCCGTCGAATATCTGATTGTTGGTATCGGCACGGTTCTCAGTATTTTCACCTTCTAAATCGTGGGTCTCTTCGAGATTATGAATGTCCTCAGTCTGGTCGTCCTGGTAAACCGCACCAGTGAACCCTCCAAAATCAGTGGGTGATAGGTTGTCTTCAGGATTTTCGGAATCAGGATACTCCGTCTTCAGATCCACAGGAGCGTTGGCAGACTGAAAAGCCTCCCTCTCCGGTGACCTGACGATGGATTCGCGATTGTGTACCTCTTTCTGGCATACAACCTCTCGAACTTGGCGGTTGCTTCCAGGATTGTCTTCGACcaaagatgacgatggattTTCGGATATTTCAGGACTTCTTGGAACAAAGTCAGGTCTAGCAGCAGGTTGGCTCTCGCGATCTTGATAGTCCCAATTTCCGGATAAATCTTGGGAATCTGGGATGGTTTCTTGACTTAGTTGTGATGCAAATGTGACTCGCtgatcatcatcctcaagatCCGTAATCCTTTGAGAGCTGTTTTGAGTAGTGACACTTTGATACTCAGCCGGGTCGAAGTTGTCAGGCTTACTCAACAGAACAACAACTCCTTGAGTAGGTGCCCTCGAGAGTTCGAAGGAGCTCACAGATTCGGCGTCAACAGATGAAGCAGAGATGAATGAAGGTACAGGCTCTTCGGACTTGATCCTGAAACTGCGGTTTGGCTGTACGTCTTGCTCGTGAGAATCGAATCGAGATATGTCAGGAGTCGATGCATCAAGTtttggctgttgttgtttgttgcAATCCACAGGCGTCTCAGATTTACCCTGACGAGGTGTGAGATCTCGAAGCCCTCGTCGATTTCTTGTCTCACGACGTTGAGCTTCACGCTCTGTGCTTTCAAGTTCTctattctctttctctttctcccaATCCTCTAGTGCTTCAGCATTGAGGTCCTCGTACTAAGGCATATGTTAGCGTATGTGATCTCGTCTTATTAACTTGACAGGGCGTCAAACCGGAATCCACTCGTTCTCATAAGTCTCACCGTCAGAGTCAGTTTCCCACTCTACAAAACACCGGTGATTAATCTCACCACTTTTGGGGTCTGCTAAGTACTCTTCATCAATGACCCGGCGAATGTTCCACcactctttcttcttgcccaACTTCCTGCGCTTTCTGGCAGGCGACGGCTGGACAAGCTCAGGTTCACTGTTTTGGGCttgtccttttctttttcttttagatttGCGCACTGATGAGGTTCTGGGTGTGTTTGTTGTGGGCTGATTCTCTTCTTTGCGCGTTCTCACCATGGGTACGCTGGTATAACGTACGTGGGATGATAGCTATGGAGCCGAACCCGAAAAGCCACAGGAGTGCAGCACACGGGCGTGGCAAATAGATGCAGCACAATAACGAAGCTGCGATAAGATCTATCCAGCGACGATTCCCTGCGGCGACCAGCTTCAGCGGTCAACGCTTGAAATAAGTCGAGGGTTGCGCGCCGCGATATGAGCGAGGCTGCTAAACAGAAGCAGCTTGGGGAGTGCTTTGGGGAACGTCGTCGATCAATTCCCGCTAGAATGCACGTGATGGTCAGGCCAAGGATAGTGTGCTTTCAGGGTGAGAGATCAGGGTCCTAAGGCGAGCTAGTGGATCTTGGGGGCGTGAGGCGCAAGAACAGTGAAAGAAGGCACAGGGGACCCAGGTGAAAGACAGGTCGCTTCAGTGGATGGGTGTAGTTACACAAGGTGCAGGTGTTGAGTTGAGGCAAGAAATAGAAATCGAAGAGATTTCAGAGTTCAGAGTTAACTAAAATCAAGTTGTGGCAGAGAAAATGGAGTaagatacctaggtagatGAATGTGTAAAGTGAGAGTGGCAGGTGCCTTCCTTCCTGCAATTTTTGGTCGTGAAGCTTCTCTAAGGCTTAGAATCCCTTCGGCCGATTAAGTCAAGGTACCTCTAGTACGTAGCCCAAACAATAGGCGCATCTTCTGCACCCTGCACAGACAGGCAGGCAAATATCATTCAATTTTGATGAGCGTCGTGTAACGCACACTCCAAAGTGATTCCTCACTTGTGATTCTCCTGTCCTACTAGGGCAGCAAACGAGACAATATTAGACTGGGCATGAGGCGC
Coding sequences within:
- a CDS encoding probable cytochrome-c oxidase chain VI precursor yields the protein MSAFIRVARSVRAAPIRPAVQPLVARSAVAHFTTSIPRRSEHAEETFEEFSARFEKEFDGVQDVFELQRNLNNAFAYDLVPAPSVIAAALKAARRVNDFGTAVRIFEGIKTKVENKGQYEQYLEELKPLREELGVLLKEELYPEEK